One segment of Thermoanaerobacter kivui DNA contains the following:
- the feoB gene encoding ferrous iron transport protein B: MKKEIIIALAGNANVGKSVIFNQLTGLTQIIGNWPGKTVERAEGVLRFKGRTIKIVDLPGIYSLSAYSQEEIVSREFIAFEKPDVVINVVDASNLERNLFFTVQLLELHVPMVMALNQVDYAIKKGIDIDVKKLEELLDIPVVETVATKGKGLQELINKALEVVDSHKEVDVKRYDIKEEKVLKYRNEVSEYVMKIYDILLKHNVDLINLFHPLWISLKLIEEDSDIVEKLKKEPNGEKAYEEIQKELKGLKVKTDSPLATLVTADRYDIASFIASQTVSEIHHRITWTDLIDNVALHKIWGYISMLIIVFISFYGIFKFGEYFSGVLEDFFDGFKPLVYNLNIPNMYKDFLWNGLAEGIISAITIVLPYIFPFYVFLSILENTGYLARIAFLMDEVMHKVGLHGKALIPVLMGFGCNVPAVLGTKILETDREIFIASFMSTLVPCSARIVIILGTIGVFMGPQYALAVFALDVLVVYIAAYFANKIAPGKPYDLIMELPGYRMPALKPTLKQIWFRIKDFLYVALPIIVVGSLVLEILKYSGIFKYVTYIMDPIVVKWLGLPSIVGIVLIFGILRKELTLIMLLTLSGTSHITQILTPKQMIVFGVVTMLYIPCIATIAALKRTIGWRKTWWVVFVNIFIAILIGGILNRILTFV; encoded by the coding sequence GCCTTAGCAGGAAATGCTAATGTGGGTAAAAGTGTCATATTTAATCAATTAACAGGATTGACACAGATAATTGGTAACTGGCCGGGGAAAACAGTCGAGAGGGCAGAAGGTGTACTGCGGTTTAAAGGACGGACTATAAAAATTGTTGACCTTCCTGGTATTTATTCACTTTCTGCTTATTCTCAAGAGGAAATTGTTTCCCGTGAGTTTATAGCTTTTGAAAAACCGGATGTTGTAATAAACGTGGTGGATGCTTCTAATCTTGAGAGAAATTTGTTTTTTACAGTGCAACTTTTAGAGCTTCATGTGCCTATGGTTATGGCTTTAAACCAAGTGGATTATGCTATTAAAAAGGGTATAGATATAGATGTGAAGAAGTTAGAAGAGCTTTTAGATATTCCAGTTGTAGAAACTGTTGCTACAAAAGGCAAAGGGCTTCAGGAATTAATAAATAAAGCTTTAGAAGTTGTGGATTCGCATAAAGAAGTGGATGTAAAAAGGTATGATATAAAAGAGGAAAAAGTTCTCAAATATAGAAATGAAGTAAGTGAATATGTAATGAAAATTTACGACATCCTTTTGAAACACAATGTAGACCTTATAAATTTGTTTCATCCTCTGTGGATTTCTCTAAAACTGATAGAAGAGGATAGCGATATAGTAGAAAAGTTAAAAAAAGAGCCTAATGGGGAAAAAGCTTATGAAGAAATTCAAAAAGAATTAAAAGGTTTAAAGGTGAAGACAGATAGTCCTCTTGCAACTTTAGTTACAGCAGACAGATATGATATTGCTTCTTTTATTGCAAGCCAAACTGTATCAGAGATTCACCATAGAATTACTTGGACTGATTTAATTGACAATGTAGCTCTTCATAAGATATGGGGCTATATATCAATGCTCATTATTGTATTTATATCTTTTTATGGAATATTTAAATTTGGAGAGTATTTCTCAGGTGTGCTGGAGGACTTTTTTGACGGTTTTAAGCCTTTAGTGTACAATTTGAATATTCCAAATATGTATAAAGATTTTCTCTGGAATGGGCTTGCTGAAGGGATTATTTCTGCTATAACTATAGTGCTTCCCTATATATTTCCTTTTTATGTGTTTTTATCAATACTTGAAAACACTGGTTATCTTGCAAGAATTGCATTTTTAATGGATGAGGTTATGCACAAAGTTGGACTTCATGGTAAAGCCCTTATTCCAGTATTGATGGGGTTTGGGTGCAATGTCCCTGCAGTATTAGGCACCAAAATTTTAGAAACGGATAGAGAAATATTTATTGCGTCTTTTATGTCCACTCTTGTGCCTTGTTCTGCAAGAATTGTAATAATTTTGGGAACAATAGGGGTCTTCATGGGGCCACAATACGCACTCGCTGTTTTTGCCTTAGACGTTTTGGTAGTTTATATAGCGGCGTATTTTGCAAATAAAATAGCGCCTGGAAAGCCTTATGATTTGATAATGGAACTTCCTGGCTACAGGATGCCTGCTTTAAAGCCTACATTGAAGCAGATATGGTTTAGAATAAAAGACTTTTTGTATGTAGCTCTTCCAATAATTGTAGTTGGCAGCTTGGTTCTGGAAATATTGAAGTACTCTGGCATATTTAAATATGTGACTTATATAATGGATCCGATTGTTGTAAAATGGTTGGGATTGCCGTCAATAGTTGGGATAGTATTGATTTTTGGGATACTCAGAAAAGAATTGACACTTATAATGCTTTTAACACTGTCTGGGACAAGTCACATCACACAGATTTTGACGCCAAAGCAGATGATTGTCTTTGGTGTTGTTACAATGCTTTATATTCCTTGTATTGCTACAATTGCGGCATTAAAAAGGACAATTGGCTGGAGAAAGACATGGTGGGTAGTTTTTGTTAATATTTTTATTGCAATACTAATAGGGGGAATATTAAATCGAATTCTTACTTTTGTATAA
- a CDS encoding energy-coupling factor ABC transporter ATP-binding protein → MSTVFELKNVYYSYNKSIPALIDISFEVKKEEKLILLGANGSGKSTLLKLMDNLIYPGKGEIWAFGKLLGDKKTFDEYEFRKKVGFVFQDSDVQLFNTTVFDEVAFAPLQMSLKKDEVQKIVEETLISFGLEKLKDRPPHRLSGGEKKKVALASVMVINPEVLLLDEPTNGLDPRSKKWLLEKLQELNKKGTTIVIATHDLDMAATLSDRIIVLNEDHRIEAIGKPEEILNNEELLLKTNLI, encoded by the coding sequence TTGAGCACAGTATTTGAATTAAAAAACGTCTATTACTCCTATAACAAATCAATTCCTGCTTTAATTGACATAAGTTTTGAAGTAAAAAAAGAAGAAAAGTTAATTCTTCTCGGTGCAAATGGCAGTGGAAAATCCACTCTTTTAAAATTGATGGACAATTTAATTTATCCGGGCAAAGGTGAAATATGGGCATTTGGCAAATTGCTGGGGGATAAAAAAACTTTTGATGAATATGAATTTAGAAAAAAAGTAGGCTTTGTGTTTCAGGATTCTGATGTACAACTTTTTAACACTACTGTTTTTGATGAAGTAGCCTTTGCACCACTTCAAATGAGCTTAAAGAAAGACGAAGTCCAAAAAATAGTGGAAGAAACTCTTATTTCTTTTGGACTCGAAAAATTAAAAGATAGACCCCCTCACAGATTAAGCGGCGGAGAAAAGAAAAAAGTCGCATTAGCGTCAGTCATGGTAATAAATCCTGAAGTTTTGCTTCTTGACGAACCTACAAATGGCCTTGACCCACGGTCAAAAAAGTGGCTTTTGGAAAAGCTACAAGAATTAAACAAAAAAGGCACTACGATAGTCATTGCAACTCACGACCTTGACATGGCAGCAACACTTTCAGACAGGATAATAGTGCTAAACGAAGACCATAGAATAGAAGCTATAGGTAAACCTGAGGAAATTCTTAATAATGAGGAGCTTTTGCTAAAAACCAATCTGATTTGA
- the cbiQ gene encoding cobalt ECF transporter T component CbiQ, which translates to MNDFLEKTILSIQSVFEDMFYSDAISAKKGIMQSLDTRIKLVSVFVLIIIVNFGRTIPFMTIFLIYTLLLTYFSKIPLKAYVVRVSAVSILFTGIVLIPSLFNVVKEGQPLVYFTKNFYITKEGLESAIVFMMRSFISLSFVYILALSTKWVEILKALRAFKLPRIFTATLEMALRYIFLLLEIAMNMFLARKSRNVGKSDSSEGRKFVASAMANVLIRSQQLSDEVYNAMISRSYKGEYKTITTFKITFYDYIWIGFNITFLSILWYIHP; encoded by the coding sequence ATGAATGATTTTTTAGAAAAAACAATTTTAAGCATACAAAGTGTATTCGAAGACATGTTTTATTCTGATGCAATTTCTGCTAAGAAAGGTATTATGCAGTCTCTTGATACGAGAATAAAACTTGTTTCTGTTTTTGTATTAATCATAATAGTTAATTTTGGAAGAACAATACCTTTTATGACAATATTTCTTATTTATACACTTTTGTTGACTTATTTTTCTAAAATTCCTTTAAAAGCATATGTTGTGAGGGTATCAGCAGTTTCAATACTTTTTACAGGTATTGTCCTGATACCTTCACTTTTTAATGTAGTAAAAGAAGGACAGCCTTTAGTATATTTCACAAAAAATTTTTATATAACAAAAGAGGGATTAGAAAGTGCCATTGTTTTTATGATGAGGTCATTTATATCTTTATCTTTTGTGTATATATTAGCTCTATCAACAAAATGGGTAGAAATATTAAAAGCATTGAGAGCTTTTAAGCTTCCCCGCATTTTTACTGCTACACTTGAAATGGCCTTACGTTACATCTTTTTGCTTTTAGAAATTGCTATGAACATGTTCCTCGCAAGAAAAAGCAGAAATGTCGGGAAAAGTGATAGTAGTGAAGGAAGAAAATTTGTCGCTTCTGCTATGGCAAATGTTTTGATAAGGTCTCAACAACTGAGTGATGAAGTTTATAACGCCATGATTTCACGAAGTTACAAAGGAGAATACAAAACAATAACTACTTTTAAAATAACTTTTTATGATTATATATGGATAGGTTTTAATATAACTTTTTTATCCATCTTGTGGTATATCCACCCATAA
- a CDS encoding PDGLE domain-containing protein, protein MRKLYIAAIVIILLTPLGLLAPGSAWGEWGLDEIKSMIGYVPEGMSRFSEVIKAILPDYSIPGFDSNFFQQALGYIFSAVVGIAAIVLIFAILGRIMGKPQKKNE, encoded by the coding sequence ATGAGAAAACTCTATATTGCAGCTATAGTTATAATACTCCTCACTCCTCTCGGACTTTTGGCTCCTGGTTCGGCATGGGGAGAATGGGGCCTTGATGAAATTAAGAGTATGATAGGATATGTACCCGAAGGCATGAGCCGATTCTCAGAAGTTATAAAAGCAATACTGCCTGACTACAGTATACCTGGGTTTGACAGCAATTTCTTCCAACAGGCTTTAGGTTATATTTTTTCAGCAGTTGTAGGAATTGCAGCTATTGTATTGATATTTGCAATATTAGGGAGGATTATGGGAAAACCCCAGAAAAAAAATGAATGA
- the cbiM gene encoding cobalt transporter CbiM, producing MHIPEGYISPQTCAVMGAAMVPVIAVAAKKVNESFDKKDVPAMAIGSAFSFTIMMFNIPIPGGTTAHAIGATLLAITLGPWAASISLTIALFIQALLFGDGGILALGANSFNMAFIAPFVGYGIYRLMLSLKLNKVLSSAIGGYVGINAAALATAIELGLQPLLFHTANGTPLYFPYGLNVAIPAMMFAHLTVAGIVEAVITGLVVYYLEKTDEENILYKFSYKLRGDNK from the coding sequence ATGCACATACCAGAAGGATATATAAGTCCTCAAACCTGTGCCGTTATGGGGGCTGCTATGGTACCAGTAATTGCAGTTGCAGCAAAAAAAGTCAACGAAAGTTTTGACAAAAAGGACGTTCCTGCTATGGCAATAGGGTCTGCTTTTTCATTTACAATAATGATGTTTAATATCCCAATACCAGGAGGTACAACTGCCCATGCAATTGGCGCAACCCTACTTGCTATAACTTTAGGACCTTGGGCGGCAAGTATATCTCTTACGATAGCCTTATTTATTCAAGCATTGCTTTTTGGCGATGGAGGAATTTTGGCTCTTGGAGCAAATAGCTTTAATATGGCATTTATAGCTCCTTTTGTGGGATATGGAATTTACAGGCTTATGTTATCTCTCAAACTAAATAAGGTTTTATCATCTGCTATAGGGGGATATGTAGGAATAAATGCTGCAGCTCTTGCCACAGCAATAGAACTTGGACTTCAACCATTGCTTTTTCATACAGCAAATGGAACACCTCTGTATTTCCCTTATGGATTAAACGTAGCAATACCTGCAATGATGTTTGCTCATCTTACTGTAGCTGGTATTGTAGAAGCTGTTATAACAGGTCTTGTAGTATATTATTTAGAAAAAACTGATGAGGAAAATATACTGTATAAATTTTCATACAAGCTCAGAGGTGATAATAAATGA